Below is a genomic region from Bacillus mycoides.
TTACTTTATTAGTTTCTAGTCATATTTTAGGCGAGATGGAACAAATGGCAGATACAATTGGTGTGATTCAAAACGGAAAACTAATAAAAGAAGTTTCAATGAAGAGTATTAATGGGAAACAAACAGAGTACATTGAAATCACTGTTCCTGATGTGAAGCGTGCAGCTTATATTTTAGAAGATAAACTCGGTATAAAAAATTACAAAATAATGAGCGGAAATATGATTCGTGTGTATGATACGGTAGCGTCTCAGCAAGCCATTTCAAAAGCACTTATTATGAACGATGTAGAAATTGAAAGTATTAATAAGAAACATAGCTCTTTAGAGGAGTATTTCTTAAATGTAATGGATGGGGAAGGCATTCACGCTTAATGTAATTTCAGCGAGGGGGATATGATGATGAATGCATTAATAGTGAACCTTATAGCGGGATTTATCGTAATGCTCATAAGTGGAATTTTATATTATAAAAAGCCAGAACGAAAGTGGAGTTTAATTTTACTAGTGATAGGGATAGTAAGCGTAGTTACGGCTGGAATTAGAATGTTAGTAGCATAGAGGAAGTTATGTCAGTAATGGAGGCGTGGTTTATATGTTTAAATTAATGAAACTTGAATGGAAGAAACATAAATTATCTAGTTACTTTAAAGGGGTAGCCATTTGCATTATAGCAATTTTTGCTGCGGTGAGCCTTATGGCATTGGGAATGAAAGGTGAAGGAGACGCGACAATCACTGACTTCACAAAATATATGATTTTAGCAAATCTTATTATTAGGATAACATTCATTATTTTTAGTTCGGTCATTTTATCACGTTTAGTAATTGATGAGTACAAGAATAAAACAATGCAATTATTGTTTATGTACCCACTGCAAAGAAAAGTGGTAATGGGAGCGAAATTAGCAATTGTTTTTAGTTTTTGCTTTGTGAGCACGATTATCGTTACTTTCATTATTAGTTTGCTTCTATTCTGTATGAATCCAATGATGGGCCTACTTGAAACACCTGTTACGATGGGCGAAATAATATCTACTGTTCCGGCTACTTTTATAAATGCATTTATGATATCTGGTATAAGTTTAATTCCTTTATTTTTTGGTATGAGAAAGAAATCGGCACCGACAACGATTACTTCTGCAGTAATAATCGCGATGATAATTAACGGTAACGTTGGTACTGGAAACGGTCAAGTAAGTATGTTTAATTTCATAGCTATCCCAATGGTGTTTTGTTTATTAGGAATTTTCATTAGTTATCTTTCGTATCGTAAAATCGACAAGATTGATGTGGCGTAGTAAAGCAAGCTTAAAACAATAACGAACTGGGGTATGAATAGTGAAAAAAATAATAGTAATTGCAATTTTATTGATTACAATTGCTAGTATGGTTTTTGGTTTTAAGACATTTCATAGGAAAGATTTTAAGAAAGAAAATTCTTTTGAGATAAATAATATAAAAGAAATAGAAGTGGACAATGAAAACTGGGATATTGAATTTAAAAGTACAGACTCTAATAAAATAGTAATTTCCGCTCAAGGTCAACGATTAGATAAAGAGATAGATCCCGTTAAAATAGAAAATGACGGAAATAAAATGATGATTAAGCAAGAACAGAAGATGAACGGATTCGTTAATGGTTTTACGTTTAGGAAGAAGAATATCATTTCTATATTTATTCCGAAGAAAGAAATAGATAAAATTGTATTAAATAATAAATCTGGTGATGTGAAAATAAGCGATATAGCAGTGAAACATATCGTCACAAAAAGCAAGTCTGGAGATGAAATGATTGTAGGACTATCCGCAGAGAAAGGTGAATTCATATCGCAAAGTGGAGAGTTAGTTCTAAAAGATAGTTCAGTACAAGAGTTAAATATAAAGTCTACGACTGGTGATAACTATATAACAAATGTAAGTAACTCAAATATGAACATCACTTCAACATCTGGGGAAGTATTACTGAAAGATATGAAAGAAGGAAAATCATTATTTGTAGAAACAAAATCAGGAGATATTGGCGTAAGGTATAAAGGTGTTCCGGCTTCATTGAAACTTACGGCTAAAAGTAATTCGGCTGACATAATGGTGAATGTAAACGGACTTAAGAAAGATAAAAATACAGAAAAGAT
It encodes:
- a CDS encoding ABC transporter permease: MFKLMKLEWKKHKLSSYFKGVAICIIAIFAAVSLMALGMKGEGDATITDFTKYMILANLIIRITFIIFSSVILSRLVIDEYKNKTMQLLFMYPLQRKVVMGAKLAIVFSFCFVSTIIVTFIISLLLFCMNPMMGLLETPVTMGEIISTVPATFINAFMISGISLIPLFFGMRKKSAPTTITSAVIIAMIINGNVGTGNGQVSMFNFIAIPMVFCLLGIFISYLSYRKIDKIDVA
- a CDS encoding DUF4097 family beta strand repeat-containing protein encodes the protein MKKIIVIAILLITIASMVFGFKTFHRKDFKKENSFEINNIKEIEVDNENWDIEFKSTDSNKIVISAQGQRLDKEIDPVKIENDGNKMMIKQEQKMNGFVNGFTFRKKNIISIFIPKKEIDKIVLNNKSGDVKISDIAVKHIVTKSKSGDEMIVGLSAEKGEFISQSGELVLKDSSVQELNIKSTTGDNYITNVSNSNMNITSTSGEVLLKDMKEGKSLFVETKSGDIGVRYKGVPASLKLTAKSNSADIMVNVNGLKKDKNTEKIKEGTIGDAKNKVEILSETGVIYID